One Pieris napi chromosome 13, ilPieNapi1.2, whole genome shotgun sequence genomic window carries:
- the LOC125055068 gene encoding gastrula zinc finger protein XlCGF52.1-like: MEPAGSDNNDRSGVKREKMAESYNGQENVTYEMQPKQATVRYCCDDCDLTFEGLEYLILHKKFHGNEKDTPQMVPEPTMVVREGPKKRRKFKCDQCDVKVNSQYHLDIHHSKHEGNAAKKYICQVCDRSFVAAQFLKSHMQSHSTTSTINCEICNKNFTGQAYLKLHMQLHNDIKKFKCSKCDEMFPTKNCLKIHMKKHSKVKNFKCDCCQKLFVSKITMEKHRQSHEGQPMDCLVKCNQCDRTMHSTLLRTHIARAHPSTIDDDVKRPHKCTTCGKSFIVKINLNLHIRVCHPDLADPEDEDDDVMTDNS; this comes from the coding sequence ATGGAGCCGGCCGGTAGCGACAACAACGACAGATCTGGTGTTAAACGTGAAAAAATGGCAGAATCATACAATGGTCAGGAGAATGTCACCTACGAAATGCAACCAAAACAAGCCACGGTGCGTTATTGTTGTGACGATTGTGATTTAACGTTTGAAGGCCTAGAATACttgattttacataaaaagttTCATGGGAATGAAAAAGATACTCCACAAATGGTACCAGAACCTACAATGGTTGTAAGAGAAGGTCCAAAAAAGAGGAGGAAGTTTAAATGTGATCAATGTGATGTTAAAGTAAATTCTCAGTACCATTTGGATATACATCATAGTAAGCACGAAGGAAATGCAGctaaaaagtatatatgtcAGGTATGTGATCGTAGCTTTGTAGCCGCCCAATTTCTTAAAAGTCACATGCAGTCTCATTCAACAACAAGCACAATTAATTGTGAAATTTGCAATAAGAACTTCACAGGGCAAGCTTATTTAAAGCTCCATATGCAACTCCACaatgatataaaaaagtttaagtGCTCTAAATGTGATGAGATGTTCCCTACTAAAAACTGCTTAAAGATTCATATGAAAAAACACTCTAAAGTGAAGAATTTCAAATGCGATTGCTGTCAGAAACTCTTTGTATCAAAGATTACTATGGAAAAGCATCGCCAGAGCCATGAAGGGCAGCCTATGGACTGTCTAGTAAAATGCAATCAATGTGACCGAACAATGCATTCAACTTTGCTTCGGACACATATAGCCAGAGCACATCCATCAACAATTGATGATGATGTCAAGCGACCACATAAATGTACAACTTGTGGTAAGAGTTTTATTGTTAAGATTAACTTGAACCTACATATTCGTGTCTGCCACCCTGATCTAGCAGACCCTGAAGATGAAGATGATGATGTAATGACGGATAATTCTTAG
- the LOC125055067 gene encoding arginine-hydroxylase NDUFAF5, mitochondrial codes for MAQAGIVSRICYKSNIFLRNSLRYRSTNSPKQKTASSVYRTMNIFDRKAKILQKERSAQLEDYHLYEYVKEEIGWRTADRIFDIKRTFKNAVELGASRGYVSRHFLPDSVEKVTLCDTSQTHLDKAIVGDGVKVEKYVMDEENIDFPENSVDLVVSSLSLHWVNDLPGCFDRVMKCLTPDGVFIACVFGGDTLMELRQSLQLAETERLGGVYPHVSPFTRIRDIGGLLNSAGFTLQTVDVDSITVYYPSAWHLMKDVRLAGEGNSALNRPLRLSKDTQFAAAAIYEEMYGKDFPEKDSRGVPATYQIINFVGWKPDPTQPQPRERGTGEVSLKDLHRIDEIIKHSDKIELKDEDMK; via the exons ATGGCTCAGGCGGGAATTGTCTCACGAATATGTtacaaaagtaatatttttttacgtaatTCTCTTCGCTATCGAAGTACAAACTCTCCCAAGCAGAAAACAGCTAGTTCTGTTTACCGTACTATGAACATATTTGATCGAAAAGCTAAGATTCTGCAAAAGGAAAGATCTGCGCAGCTAGAAGACTATCATTTATATGAGTATGTAAAGGAAGAGATTGGTTGGAGAACAGCTGATCGTATTTTTGACATCAAAAGGACTTTCAAAAATGCAGTTGAGCTTG GTGCTAGCAGAGGTTATGTCTCCCGCCACTTTCTACCAGATAGTGTTGAAAAAGTTACTCTATGTGACACATCTCAAACACATTTAGATAAAGCCATTGTCggtgatggtgtgaaagtagaaaaatatgttatggATGAAGAAAATATTGAT tttCCAGAAAACAGCGTAGACCTTGTGGTCTCTTCACTATCATTGCATTGGGTGAACGACTTACCAGGATGTTTTGATCGAGTCATGAAATGTTTAACACCAGATGGg GTATTTATAGCCTGTGTGTTTGGTGGTGACACTCTAATGGAGTTAAGACAGTCCCTACAATTAGCTGAGACCGAGCGACTCGGTGGTGTCTATCCACATGTCTCTCCATTCACAAGAATAAGGGATATTGGTGGACTGTTGAATTC AGCAGGATTTACCCTACAAACAGTTGATGTAGACTCGATAACTGTATACTATCCGTCTGCCTGGCACTTGATGAAAGACGTACGATTAGCTGGGGAAGGAAACTCGGCGTTAAATAGACCATTGCGCTTAAGTAAGGACACGCAATTCGCGGCTGCCGCTATATATGAAGAGATGTATGGAAAG GATTTTCCCGAGAAAGACTCTCGTGGGGTACCAGCGACATACCAGATAATAAACTTTGTGGGGTGGAAACCTGACCCGACACAACCACAGCCACGAGAAAGAGGCACCGGGGAGGTCTCCCTAAAAGATTTACATAGAATCGACGAAATAATAAAGCATAGtgataaaattgaattgaaagaTGAggatatgaaataa
- the LOC125055069 gene encoding uncharacterized protein LOC125055069: MQIPEERYNALMSRYNEFVESMGNPDIAPVKVFDALSQKQNEELLLIREISAFLQKKKDDDIAKQNQTETEETAEKEETKEGSEEETKEGSEEETKEESEKQKSQ, encoded by the exons ATGCAAATTCCGGAAGAGCGCTATAACGCACTTATGTCTCGCTACAACGAATTTGTCGAGAGTATGGGAAACCCCGATATAGCTCCTGTGAAAGTATTCGATGCTTTGTCCCAAAAGCAAAATGAGGAGCTTCTGTTGATAAGAGAAATCAGTGCCTTTCTACAGAAGAAGAAAGATGATGATATTGCGAAGCAGAAT caAACTGAAACTGAAGAAACCGCTGAAAAAGAAGAGACGAAAGAAGGGTCTGAAGAAGAGACGAAAGAAGGGTCTGAAGAAGAGACGAAAGAAGAGTCTGAAAAACAGAAATCACAATGA
- the LOC125055070 gene encoding small integral membrane protein 12: MMWPLILRFLRTNAPYITLPVAAVVGVIGYNIEGLLSDKYTPYSKPVQDQRLDRLEDELLKDPTNVQKLKYKANVLDKNVSPSLQKD, encoded by the exons ATGATGTGGCCTTTAATATTACGGTTTTTACGAACAAATGCGCCATATATTACATTGCCTGTCGCGGCTGTAGTTGGAGTTATAGGTTATAATATAGAAGGACTATTATCTGATAAATACACACCATATTCAA AACCAGTTCAAGATCAAAGACTAGATAGATTAGAGGATGAACTATTGAAAGATCCAacaaatgtacaaaaattgaaatataaagcTAATGTATTAGATAAAAATGTATCGCCTTCTTTACAAAAAGATTAG